A window from Ostrinia nubilalis chromosome 13, ilOstNubi1.1, whole genome shotgun sequence encodes these proteins:
- the LOC135077394 gene encoding facilitated trehalose transporter Tret1 isoform X3 — protein MRSSLYRNRPGSDPEREPLLPAVPVNSYPSTSYGNEREGNGMAEVGISQTVLVEPRGGDGRKLPQYIAALAATLGALAAGSMLGWSSPVIFTISQKNSTDYSFPVSEAEGAWVASVINLGAAAVCFPIGLIMDAIGRKKTMLCLVIPFTLGWLLITFATSLAMLIAGRLITGIAGGAFCVTAPAYTSEIAQDSIRGTLGSYFQLMITVGILFAYAVGSYTSVFVFNILCTLVPIVFFMVFFFMPESPNYLVVKGRNDEAREALVRLRGRAYDVDGELDGLKRKAEEARNNPVSFTSAITKKNALRAIMICYALMLFQQLSGINAVIFNTSTIFASAGAAIPAAISTIIIGVIQVIATFVSSLIVDKLGRRILLLLSALVMCVCSTALGVFFFLKDTHGDESSIVLAISWLPLVSLSLFIIAFSLGFGPIPWMMAGELCLIDIKSFVGSTAGTLNWLLSFTVTSTFISLNNAIGSGQVFWLFAGVMVLAFLFIFFVVPETKGKSVDEIQLILGAEPPAETNADDKK, from the exons ATGAGGTCTTCATTGTACCGTAATCGTCCTGGAAGTGATCCTGAAAGAGAGCCACTGCTTCCTGCGGTCCCTGTAAACAGTTATCCATCTACCAGCTATGGAAATGAG CGAGAAGGCAACGGCATGGCCGAGGTGGGCATCTCGCAGACGGTGCTGGTGGAGCCCCGCGGCGGCGACGGCCGCAAGCTGCCGCAGTATATCGCAGCCCTTGCAG CTACGCTCGGCGCCCTAGCCGCCGGTTCTATGCTGGGCTGGTCGTCGCCTGTCATCTTCACCATCAGCCAGAAGAACAGCACCGATTATTCTTTCCCTGTGTCCGAGGCTGAAGGCGCGTGGGTGGCCTCCGTCATCAACCTTGGAGCCGCTGCTGTCTGCTTCCCAATCGGACTTATCATGGACGCTATAGGCAGGAAGAAAACTATGCTGTGTCTTGTGATCCCTTTCACACTCGGCTGGCTATTGATTACCTTCGCAACAAGCCTTGCGATGCTCATCGCTGGTAGATTAATCACGGGCATCGCTGGCGGTGCCTTTTGCGTCACAGCGCCTGCCTACACCAGCGAAATAGCTCAAGACTCCATCCGTGGTACTTTAGGAAGCTACTTCCAGCTCATGATCACAGTCGGTATTCTATTCGCGTACGCCGTCGGAAGTTACACATCTGTATTCGTGTTCAACATCCTCTGTACGTTGGTCCCGATTGTATTCTTCATGGTATTCTTCTTCATGCCGGAGAGTCCGAACTATTTGGTCGTCAAAGGCAGGAATGACGAAGCTCGTGAGGCGTTAGTACGTTTGAGGGGACGAGCATATGACGTTGATGGAGAACTTGACGGGCTTAAGAGGAAAGCTGAAGAAGCGAGGAACAATCCAGTCTCGTTCACGTCAGCTATTACAAAGAAGAACGCTCTTCGAGCCATCATGATTTGCTACGCGTTGATGCTGTTCCAGCAACTATCAGGAATTAACGCGGTCATTTTCAACACGTCGACAATCTTCGCGTCTGCCGGCGCTGCCATTCCAGCCGCCATTTCAACCATCATCATCGGAGTCATTCAAGTCATTGCTACATTCGTATCAAGTCTTATTGTAGACAAACTCGGCAGGCGTATTCTTTTACTGCTGTCTGCTTTAGTCATGTGCGTGTGCTCGACCGCTCTCGGAGTGTTCTTCTTCTTGAAAGACACCCATGGTGATGAATCATCGATTGTGCTGGCGATATCATGGCTTCCTTTGGTTTCGCTGTCGCTATTCATCATCGCATTCTCGCTGGGCTTCGGGCCGATCCCGTGGATGATGGCGGGTGAACTGTGCCTAATTGACATCAAGTCTTTCGTTGGCTCCACTGCCGGAACTCTGAATTGGCTTCTGAGTTTTACTGTAACGAGTACTTTCATCTCTCTGAACAACGCCATCGGATCCGGGCAGGTGTTCTGGCTGTTTGCCGGCGTCATGGTGCTGGCTTTCTTATTCATCTTCTTCGTCGTGCCAGAAACCAAAGGCAAGAGCGTCGATGAGATACAGCTTATCCTAGGCGCGGAGCCGCCTGCCGAAACAAACGCCGACGACAAAAAGTAA
- the LOC135077394 gene encoding facilitated trehalose transporter Tret1 isoform X1 → MFGIGKGGGGPSIMAPIGIAVFGPSTVLAGLAVTGAAQSISSMDSAVLGPWRTNPGSGPAPKKPVPTPRANKGREGNGMAEVGISQTVLVEPRGGDGRKLPQYIAALAATLGALAAGSMLGWSSPVIFTISQKNSTDYSFPVSEAEGAWVASVINLGAAAVCFPIGLIMDAIGRKKTMLCLVIPFTLGWLLITFATSLAMLIAGRLITGIAGGAFCVTAPAYTSEIAQDSIRGTLGSYFQLMITVGILFAYAVGSYTSVFVFNILCTLVPIVFFMVFFFMPESPNYLVVKGRNDEAREALVRLRGRAYDVDGELDGLKRKAEEARNNPVSFTSAITKKNALRAIMICYALMLFQQLSGINAVIFNTSTIFASAGAAIPAAISTIIIGVIQVIATFVSSLIVDKLGRRILLLLSALVMCVCSTALGVFFFLKDTHGDESSIVLAISWLPLVSLSLFIIAFSLGFGPIPWMMAGELCLIDIKSFVGSTAGTLNWLLSFTVTSTFISLNNAIGSGQVFWLFAGVMVLAFLFIFFVVPETKGKSVDEIQLILGAEPPAETNADDKK, encoded by the exons ATGTTTGGCATTGGCAAGGGTGGTGGAGGGCCCAGCATAATGGCGCCGATAGGGATAGCAGTGTTTGGCCCTAGCACCGTTTTGGCGGGCTTGGCGGTGACAGGCGCGGCACAGAGTATAAGCAGCATGGATAGTGCAGTCCTAGGACCATGGAGGACGAATCCAGGTTCTGGTCCAGCACCTAAAAAACCGGTACCGACACCACGCGCCAATAAAggg CGAGAAGGCAACGGCATGGCCGAGGTGGGCATCTCGCAGACGGTGCTGGTGGAGCCCCGCGGCGGCGACGGCCGCAAGCTGCCGCAGTATATCGCAGCCCTTGCAG CTACGCTCGGCGCCCTAGCCGCCGGTTCTATGCTGGGCTGGTCGTCGCCTGTCATCTTCACCATCAGCCAGAAGAACAGCACCGATTATTCTTTCCCTGTGTCCGAGGCTGAAGGCGCGTGGGTGGCCTCCGTCATCAACCTTGGAGCCGCTGCTGTCTGCTTCCCAATCGGACTTATCATGGACGCTATAGGCAGGAAGAAAACTATGCTGTGTCTTGTGATCCCTTTCACACTCGGCTGGCTATTGATTACCTTCGCAACAAGCCTTGCGATGCTCATCGCTGGTAGATTAATCACGGGCATCGCTGGCGGTGCCTTTTGCGTCACAGCGCCTGCCTACACCAGCGAAATAGCTCAAGACTCCATCCGTGGTACTTTAGGAAGCTACTTCCAGCTCATGATCACAGTCGGTATTCTATTCGCGTACGCCGTCGGAAGTTACACATCTGTATTCGTGTTCAACATCCTCTGTACGTTGGTCCCGATTGTATTCTTCATGGTATTCTTCTTCATGCCGGAGAGTCCGAACTATTTGGTCGTCAAAGGCAGGAATGACGAAGCTCGTGAGGCGTTAGTACGTTTGAGGGGACGAGCATATGACGTTGATGGAGAACTTGACGGGCTTAAGAGGAAAGCTGAAGAAGCGAGGAACAATCCAGTCTCGTTCACGTCAGCTATTACAAAGAAGAACGCTCTTCGAGCCATCATGATTTGCTACGCGTTGATGCTGTTCCAGCAACTATCAGGAATTAACGCGGTCATTTTCAACACGTCGACAATCTTCGCGTCTGCCGGCGCTGCCATTCCAGCCGCCATTTCAACCATCATCATCGGAGTCATTCAAGTCATTGCTACATTCGTATCAAGTCTTATTGTAGACAAACTCGGCAGGCGTATTCTTTTACTGCTGTCTGCTTTAGTCATGTGCGTGTGCTCGACCGCTCTCGGAGTGTTCTTCTTCTTGAAAGACACCCATGGTGATGAATCATCGATTGTGCTGGCGATATCATGGCTTCCTTTGGTTTCGCTGTCGCTATTCATCATCGCATTCTCGCTGGGCTTCGGGCCGATCCCGTGGATGATGGCGGGTGAACTGTGCCTAATTGACATCAAGTCTTTCGTTGGCTCCACTGCCGGAACTCTGAATTGGCTTCTGAGTTTTACTGTAACGAGTACTTTCATCTCTCTGAACAACGCCATCGGATCCGGGCAGGTGTTCTGGCTGTTTGCCGGCGTCATGGTGCTGGCTTTCTTATTCATCTTCTTCGTCGTGCCAGAAACCAAAGGCAAGAGCGTCGATGAGATACAGCTTATCCTAGGCGCGGAGCCGCCTGCCGAAACAAACGCCGACGACAAAAAGTAA
- the LOC135077394 gene encoding facilitated trehalose transporter Tret1 isoform X2 yields MSSSESKPFGKEKMAKEKFGYDNTGFVMTEKNIWMTKREGNGMAEVGISQTVLVEPRGGDGRKLPQYIAALAATLGALAAGSMLGWSSPVIFTISQKNSTDYSFPVSEAEGAWVASVINLGAAAVCFPIGLIMDAIGRKKTMLCLVIPFTLGWLLITFATSLAMLIAGRLITGIAGGAFCVTAPAYTSEIAQDSIRGTLGSYFQLMITVGILFAYAVGSYTSVFVFNILCTLVPIVFFMVFFFMPESPNYLVVKGRNDEAREALVRLRGRAYDVDGELDGLKRKAEEARNNPVSFTSAITKKNALRAIMICYALMLFQQLSGINAVIFNTSTIFASAGAAIPAAISTIIIGVIQVIATFVSSLIVDKLGRRILLLLSALVMCVCSTALGVFFFLKDTHGDESSIVLAISWLPLVSLSLFIIAFSLGFGPIPWMMAGELCLIDIKSFVGSTAGTLNWLLSFTVTSTFISLNNAIGSGQVFWLFAGVMVLAFLFIFFVVPETKGKSVDEIQLILGAEPPAETNADDKK; encoded by the exons CGAGAAGGCAACGGCATGGCCGAGGTGGGCATCTCGCAGACGGTGCTGGTGGAGCCCCGCGGCGGCGACGGCCGCAAGCTGCCGCAGTATATCGCAGCCCTTGCAG CTACGCTCGGCGCCCTAGCCGCCGGTTCTATGCTGGGCTGGTCGTCGCCTGTCATCTTCACCATCAGCCAGAAGAACAGCACCGATTATTCTTTCCCTGTGTCCGAGGCTGAAGGCGCGTGGGTGGCCTCCGTCATCAACCTTGGAGCCGCTGCTGTCTGCTTCCCAATCGGACTTATCATGGACGCTATAGGCAGGAAGAAAACTATGCTGTGTCTTGTGATCCCTTTCACACTCGGCTGGCTATTGATTACCTTCGCAACAAGCCTTGCGATGCTCATCGCTGGTAGATTAATCACGGGCATCGCTGGCGGTGCCTTTTGCGTCACAGCGCCTGCCTACACCAGCGAAATAGCTCAAGACTCCATCCGTGGTACTTTAGGAAGCTACTTCCAGCTCATGATCACAGTCGGTATTCTATTCGCGTACGCCGTCGGAAGTTACACATCTGTATTCGTGTTCAACATCCTCTGTACGTTGGTCCCGATTGTATTCTTCATGGTATTCTTCTTCATGCCGGAGAGTCCGAACTATTTGGTCGTCAAAGGCAGGAATGACGAAGCTCGTGAGGCGTTAGTACGTTTGAGGGGACGAGCATATGACGTTGATGGAGAACTTGACGGGCTTAAGAGGAAAGCTGAAGAAGCGAGGAACAATCCAGTCTCGTTCACGTCAGCTATTACAAAGAAGAACGCTCTTCGAGCCATCATGATTTGCTACGCGTTGATGCTGTTCCAGCAACTATCAGGAATTAACGCGGTCATTTTCAACACGTCGACAATCTTCGCGTCTGCCGGCGCTGCCATTCCAGCCGCCATTTCAACCATCATCATCGGAGTCATTCAAGTCATTGCTACATTCGTATCAAGTCTTATTGTAGACAAACTCGGCAGGCGTATTCTTTTACTGCTGTCTGCTTTAGTCATGTGCGTGTGCTCGACCGCTCTCGGAGTGTTCTTCTTCTTGAAAGACACCCATGGTGATGAATCATCGATTGTGCTGGCGATATCATGGCTTCCTTTGGTTTCGCTGTCGCTATTCATCATCGCATTCTCGCTGGGCTTCGGGCCGATCCCGTGGATGATGGCGGGTGAACTGTGCCTAATTGACATCAAGTCTTTCGTTGGCTCCACTGCCGGAACTCTGAATTGGCTTCTGAGTTTTACTGTAACGAGTACTTTCATCTCTCTGAACAACGCCATCGGATCCGGGCAGGTGTTCTGGCTGTTTGCCGGCGTCATGGTGCTGGCTTTCTTATTCATCTTCTTCGTCGTGCCAGAAACCAAAGGCAAGAGCGTCGATGAGATACAGCTTATCCTAGGCGCGGAGCCGCCTGCCGAAACAAACGCCGACGACAAAAAGTAA
- the LOC135077394 gene encoding facilitated trehalose transporter Tret1 isoform X6 — translation MAEVGISQTVLVEPRGGDGRKLPQYIAALAATLGALAAGSMLGWSSPVIFTISQKNSTDYSFPVSEAEGAWVASVINLGAAAVCFPIGLIMDAIGRKKTMLCLVIPFTLGWLLITFATSLAMLIAGRLITGIAGGAFCVTAPAYTSEIAQDSIRGTLGSYFQLMITVGILFAYAVGSYTSVFVFNILCTLVPIVFFMVFFFMPESPNYLVVKGRNDEAREALVRLRGRAYDVDGELDGLKRKAEEARNNPVSFTSAITKKNALRAIMICYALMLFQQLSGINAVIFNTSTIFASAGAAIPAAISTIIIGVIQVIATFVSSLIVDKLGRRILLLLSALVMCVCSTALGVFFFLKDTHGDESSIVLAISWLPLVSLSLFIIAFSLGFGPIPWMMAGELCLIDIKSFVGSTAGTLNWLLSFTVTSTFISLNNAIGSGQVFWLFAGVMVLAFLFIFFVVPETKGKSVDEIQLILGAEPPAETNADDKK, via the exons ATGGCCGAGGTGGGCATCTCGCAGACGGTGCTGGTGGAGCCCCGCGGCGGCGACGGCCGCAAGCTGCCGCAGTATATCGCAGCCCTTGCAG CTACGCTCGGCGCCCTAGCCGCCGGTTCTATGCTGGGCTGGTCGTCGCCTGTCATCTTCACCATCAGCCAGAAGAACAGCACCGATTATTCTTTCCCTGTGTCCGAGGCTGAAGGCGCGTGGGTGGCCTCCGTCATCAACCTTGGAGCCGCTGCTGTCTGCTTCCCAATCGGACTTATCATGGACGCTATAGGCAGGAAGAAAACTATGCTGTGTCTTGTGATCCCTTTCACACTCGGCTGGCTATTGATTACCTTCGCAACAAGCCTTGCGATGCTCATCGCTGGTAGATTAATCACGGGCATCGCTGGCGGTGCCTTTTGCGTCACAGCGCCTGCCTACACCAGCGAAATAGCTCAAGACTCCATCCGTGGTACTTTAGGAAGCTACTTCCAGCTCATGATCACAGTCGGTATTCTATTCGCGTACGCCGTCGGAAGTTACACATCTGTATTCGTGTTCAACATCCTCTGTACGTTGGTCCCGATTGTATTCTTCATGGTATTCTTCTTCATGCCGGAGAGTCCGAACTATTTGGTCGTCAAAGGCAGGAATGACGAAGCTCGTGAGGCGTTAGTACGTTTGAGGGGACGAGCATATGACGTTGATGGAGAACTTGACGGGCTTAAGAGGAAAGCTGAAGAAGCGAGGAACAATCCAGTCTCGTTCACGTCAGCTATTACAAAGAAGAACGCTCTTCGAGCCATCATGATTTGCTACGCGTTGATGCTGTTCCAGCAACTATCAGGAATTAACGCGGTCATTTTCAACACGTCGACAATCTTCGCGTCTGCCGGCGCTGCCATTCCAGCCGCCATTTCAACCATCATCATCGGAGTCATTCAAGTCATTGCTACATTCGTATCAAGTCTTATTGTAGACAAACTCGGCAGGCGTATTCTTTTACTGCTGTCTGCTTTAGTCATGTGCGTGTGCTCGACCGCTCTCGGAGTGTTCTTCTTCTTGAAAGACACCCATGGTGATGAATCATCGATTGTGCTGGCGATATCATGGCTTCCTTTGGTTTCGCTGTCGCTATTCATCATCGCATTCTCGCTGGGCTTCGGGCCGATCCCGTGGATGATGGCGGGTGAACTGTGCCTAATTGACATCAAGTCTTTCGTTGGCTCCACTGCCGGAACTCTGAATTGGCTTCTGAGTTTTACTGTAACGAGTACTTTCATCTCTCTGAACAACGCCATCGGATCCGGGCAGGTGTTCTGGCTGTTTGCCGGCGTCATGGTGCTGGCTTTCTTATTCATCTTCTTCGTCGTGCCAGAAACCAAAGGCAAGAGCGTCGATGAGATACAGCTTATCCTAGGCGCGGAGCCGCCTGCCGAAACAAACGCCGACGACAAAAAGTAA
- the LOC135077394 gene encoding facilitated trehalose transporter Tret1 isoform X4 — MVLRRTNSFLELNNISTISMNVFDDVSLDKREGNGMAEVGISQTVLVEPRGGDGRKLPQYIAALAATLGALAAGSMLGWSSPVIFTISQKNSTDYSFPVSEAEGAWVASVINLGAAAVCFPIGLIMDAIGRKKTMLCLVIPFTLGWLLITFATSLAMLIAGRLITGIAGGAFCVTAPAYTSEIAQDSIRGTLGSYFQLMITVGILFAYAVGSYTSVFVFNILCTLVPIVFFMVFFFMPESPNYLVVKGRNDEAREALVRLRGRAYDVDGELDGLKRKAEEARNNPVSFTSAITKKNALRAIMICYALMLFQQLSGINAVIFNTSTIFASAGAAIPAAISTIIIGVIQVIATFVSSLIVDKLGRRILLLLSALVMCVCSTALGVFFFLKDTHGDESSIVLAISWLPLVSLSLFIIAFSLGFGPIPWMMAGELCLIDIKSFVGSTAGTLNWLLSFTVTSTFISLNNAIGSGQVFWLFAGVMVLAFLFIFFVVPETKGKSVDEIQLILGAEPPAETNADDKK; from the exons ATGGTTTTAAGAAGGACTAATAGTTTTTTGGAATTGAACAATATATCAACGATTTCGATGAACGTGTTCGACGATGTAAGCCTTGATAAG CGAGAAGGCAACGGCATGGCCGAGGTGGGCATCTCGCAGACGGTGCTGGTGGAGCCCCGCGGCGGCGACGGCCGCAAGCTGCCGCAGTATATCGCAGCCCTTGCAG CTACGCTCGGCGCCCTAGCCGCCGGTTCTATGCTGGGCTGGTCGTCGCCTGTCATCTTCACCATCAGCCAGAAGAACAGCACCGATTATTCTTTCCCTGTGTCCGAGGCTGAAGGCGCGTGGGTGGCCTCCGTCATCAACCTTGGAGCCGCTGCTGTCTGCTTCCCAATCGGACTTATCATGGACGCTATAGGCAGGAAGAAAACTATGCTGTGTCTTGTGATCCCTTTCACACTCGGCTGGCTATTGATTACCTTCGCAACAAGCCTTGCGATGCTCATCGCTGGTAGATTAATCACGGGCATCGCTGGCGGTGCCTTTTGCGTCACAGCGCCTGCCTACACCAGCGAAATAGCTCAAGACTCCATCCGTGGTACTTTAGGAAGCTACTTCCAGCTCATGATCACAGTCGGTATTCTATTCGCGTACGCCGTCGGAAGTTACACATCTGTATTCGTGTTCAACATCCTCTGTACGTTGGTCCCGATTGTATTCTTCATGGTATTCTTCTTCATGCCGGAGAGTCCGAACTATTTGGTCGTCAAAGGCAGGAATGACGAAGCTCGTGAGGCGTTAGTACGTTTGAGGGGACGAGCATATGACGTTGATGGAGAACTTGACGGGCTTAAGAGGAAAGCTGAAGAAGCGAGGAACAATCCAGTCTCGTTCACGTCAGCTATTACAAAGAAGAACGCTCTTCGAGCCATCATGATTTGCTACGCGTTGATGCTGTTCCAGCAACTATCAGGAATTAACGCGGTCATTTTCAACACGTCGACAATCTTCGCGTCTGCCGGCGCTGCCATTCCAGCCGCCATTTCAACCATCATCATCGGAGTCATTCAAGTCATTGCTACATTCGTATCAAGTCTTATTGTAGACAAACTCGGCAGGCGTATTCTTTTACTGCTGTCTGCTTTAGTCATGTGCGTGTGCTCGACCGCTCTCGGAGTGTTCTTCTTCTTGAAAGACACCCATGGTGATGAATCATCGATTGTGCTGGCGATATCATGGCTTCCTTTGGTTTCGCTGTCGCTATTCATCATCGCATTCTCGCTGGGCTTCGGGCCGATCCCGTGGATGATGGCGGGTGAACTGTGCCTAATTGACATCAAGTCTTTCGTTGGCTCCACTGCCGGAACTCTGAATTGGCTTCTGAGTTTTACTGTAACGAGTACTTTCATCTCTCTGAACAACGCCATCGGATCCGGGCAGGTGTTCTGGCTGTTTGCCGGCGTCATGGTGCTGGCTTTCTTATTCATCTTCTTCGTCGTGCCAGAAACCAAAGGCAAGAGCGTCGATGAGATACAGCTTATCCTAGGCGCGGAGCCGCCTGCCGAAACAAACGCCGACGACAAAAAGTAA
- the LOC135077394 gene encoding facilitated trehalose transporter Tret1 isoform X5 — protein sequence MVEKKENNTGETIGLLDLKREGNGMAEVGISQTVLVEPRGGDGRKLPQYIAALAATLGALAAGSMLGWSSPVIFTISQKNSTDYSFPVSEAEGAWVASVINLGAAAVCFPIGLIMDAIGRKKTMLCLVIPFTLGWLLITFATSLAMLIAGRLITGIAGGAFCVTAPAYTSEIAQDSIRGTLGSYFQLMITVGILFAYAVGSYTSVFVFNILCTLVPIVFFMVFFFMPESPNYLVVKGRNDEAREALVRLRGRAYDVDGELDGLKRKAEEARNNPVSFTSAITKKNALRAIMICYALMLFQQLSGINAVIFNTSTIFASAGAAIPAAISTIIIGVIQVIATFVSSLIVDKLGRRILLLLSALVMCVCSTALGVFFFLKDTHGDESSIVLAISWLPLVSLSLFIIAFSLGFGPIPWMMAGELCLIDIKSFVGSTAGTLNWLLSFTVTSTFISLNNAIGSGQVFWLFAGVMVLAFLFIFFVVPETKGKSVDEIQLILGAEPPAETNADDKK from the exons CGAGAAGGCAACGGCATGGCCGAGGTGGGCATCTCGCAGACGGTGCTGGTGGAGCCCCGCGGCGGCGACGGCCGCAAGCTGCCGCAGTATATCGCAGCCCTTGCAG CTACGCTCGGCGCCCTAGCCGCCGGTTCTATGCTGGGCTGGTCGTCGCCTGTCATCTTCACCATCAGCCAGAAGAACAGCACCGATTATTCTTTCCCTGTGTCCGAGGCTGAAGGCGCGTGGGTGGCCTCCGTCATCAACCTTGGAGCCGCTGCTGTCTGCTTCCCAATCGGACTTATCATGGACGCTATAGGCAGGAAGAAAACTATGCTGTGTCTTGTGATCCCTTTCACACTCGGCTGGCTATTGATTACCTTCGCAACAAGCCTTGCGATGCTCATCGCTGGTAGATTAATCACGGGCATCGCTGGCGGTGCCTTTTGCGTCACAGCGCCTGCCTACACCAGCGAAATAGCTCAAGACTCCATCCGTGGTACTTTAGGAAGCTACTTCCAGCTCATGATCACAGTCGGTATTCTATTCGCGTACGCCGTCGGAAGTTACACATCTGTATTCGTGTTCAACATCCTCTGTACGTTGGTCCCGATTGTATTCTTCATGGTATTCTTCTTCATGCCGGAGAGTCCGAACTATTTGGTCGTCAAAGGCAGGAATGACGAAGCTCGTGAGGCGTTAGTACGTTTGAGGGGACGAGCATATGACGTTGATGGAGAACTTGACGGGCTTAAGAGGAAAGCTGAAGAAGCGAGGAACAATCCAGTCTCGTTCACGTCAGCTATTACAAAGAAGAACGCTCTTCGAGCCATCATGATTTGCTACGCGTTGATGCTGTTCCAGCAACTATCAGGAATTAACGCGGTCATTTTCAACACGTCGACAATCTTCGCGTCTGCCGGCGCTGCCATTCCAGCCGCCATTTCAACCATCATCATCGGAGTCATTCAAGTCATTGCTACATTCGTATCAAGTCTTATTGTAGACAAACTCGGCAGGCGTATTCTTTTACTGCTGTCTGCTTTAGTCATGTGCGTGTGCTCGACCGCTCTCGGAGTGTTCTTCTTCTTGAAAGACACCCATGGTGATGAATCATCGATTGTGCTGGCGATATCATGGCTTCCTTTGGTTTCGCTGTCGCTATTCATCATCGCATTCTCGCTGGGCTTCGGGCCGATCCCGTGGATGATGGCGGGTGAACTGTGCCTAATTGACATCAAGTCTTTCGTTGGCTCCACTGCCGGAACTCTGAATTGGCTTCTGAGTTTTACTGTAACGAGTACTTTCATCTCTCTGAACAACGCCATCGGATCCGGGCAGGTGTTCTGGCTGTTTGCCGGCGTCATGGTGCTGGCTTTCTTATTCATCTTCTTCGTCGTGCCAGAAACCAAAGGCAAGAGCGTCGATGAGATACAGCTTATCCTAGGCGCGGAGCCGCCTGCCGAAACAAACGCCGACGACAAAAAGTAA